A window from Mya arenaria isolate MELC-2E11 chromosome 9, ASM2691426v1 encodes these proteins:
- the LOC128246103 gene encoding uncharacterized protein LOC128246103, whose translation MAVTDPGIHNRQPPLSPKPGIYNLHPTPSSPLPPTRNSQPSPPLSSQPGIYNLHPTHSPPSPPNQEFTTVNPLSPSQACITFTPPPLSPQPGIYNLHPTPAPPLPQPGIHNRHTPLSSQPGIHNLHPTPSPPNQEFTATIPPLPPPPTRIYNLHPTPSPPSLPKQEFITFNPPPLPQPGIYNLHPTPSTPSPPTRNL comes from the coding sequence ATGGCGGTGACGGATCCAGGAATTCACAACCGTCAACCCCCCCTCTCCCCCAAACCAGGAATTTATAACCTTCACCCCACCCCATCTTCCCCTCTCCCCCCAACGAGGAATTCACAACCGTCACCCCCCCTCTCCTCCCAACCAGGAATTTATAACCTTCACCCCACCCACTCTCCCCCCTCACCACCCAACCAGGAATTCACTACCGTCAACCCCCTCTCCCCCAGCCAGGCATGTATAACCTTCACCCCACCCCCTCTCTCTCCCCAACCAGGAATTTATAACCTTCACCCCACCCCCGCTCCCCCTCTCCCCCAACCAGGAATTCACAACCGTCATACCCCCCTCTCCTCCCAACCAGGAATTCATAACCTTCACCCCACCCCCTCTCCTCCCAACCAGGAATTCACAGCCACCATCCcccctctcccccccccccccaccagaATTTATAACCTTCACCCCACCCCCTCTCCCCCCTCTCTCCCCAAGCAGGAATTTATAACCTTCAACCCACCCCCTCTCCCCCAACCAGGAATTTATAACCTTCACCCCACCCCCTCTACCCCCTCTCCCCCAACCAGGAATTTATAA